The Verrucomicrobiota bacterium genomic interval CCGCAGGCGTAGTAGAGACCGCTGTAAAACAGCGTCATTTGATCGGACCCGCCGGAGAGATTTTTGATCGTGGTGGGAAGCCAGAAAGTGAGCGCGTAGCCGCCGCTGTTGCCAATCATGACGGCAAGCACGAGCAACCATACCATCGGTAGACGCAGCGCCTGCCACGCGGGGATCCTGGCGGTGGCATCCTTCGCTGCGGCCTCGGCGGCGAGTTCGCCCTCGAGATGGTCGCGCTCGGCCTGGGTAAGCCATTTCGCGTCGCGCGGACGGTCGGTGAAACGAAGGAGCACCAAGATGCCGAGGACCACCGCGGGGAGGCCTTCCACGATGAACAGCCACTGCCATCCATCGAGCGAAAGCCATTTCACCTCGAGCAGCAGCGAGGAAACCGGCGCGCCAAACGCGAGGCTGAACGGCACCGCGATCAGCAGCCAGGAGAGCGCCCGCGAGCGTTCGCGCTGCACAAACCAGTGTGAGAAATAGACGATGATGCCGGGAAAGAAGCCCGCCTCCGCCACGCCGAGCAGGAAGCGCATCCAGTAGAACTGCTCCGGCGTCTTCACGAACGCCATCCCCGCCGAAATGAAACCCCAGGTGATGAGGATGCGCGCAAACCACTTCCGCGCGCTCCATCGCTCGACGAGCAACGCGCCAGGAATCTCCAGGGTCAGGTAGCCGATGAAAAACACGCCGATGCCAAACCCGAACACCGCCTCCGAGAAGCCCAGCGCCTCGCCCATGCGCAGCTTGGCAAAGGCGACGTTCGCGCGGTCGAGATAGGCAATGATGTAAAGGACGATGACCAGCGGCAGGATGCGCCAGACGACCTTTCGGCGCAGGGCGGGAACGTTTACGGCGGCGTGCTCGGCGGAGGCGGAATTCATGGGGCGATCAGGGCTGCAGAACCAGGGCGCGGCCGTGGCCGCTGCGAATGCCCTCGATTTTGATGGGGGCGAAGAGGAACCACGCGCCTTTCTCCGGAACGGATCCGAGTCCGGTGAGGAACTCGACGAGCAGCAGGTGGTGTTTCGCGGCGGTCCAATAGGTCATCAGCGAGGCCTCGGGCCGCACGCCGCCCGCGGTGGGGGCATCGATGCCGGCGCAGCGCACGCCGCGCTCGGCCAGCAGCGCGATGGCTTCAGGCGAAAGCGCGGGCCAGCCCTCGGACTTGCCGGCAAGCGGGGCGGCGATGCATTCGTCCATCGCTGGGGCGTCAGGGAGCGGTTTGAACTTCGCGTCGGTGTAGCCGGTCCGGAAAAGCACGATCTCGCCGGCGGCGATGGGGCCGTGCGCCTTTTCGTGATCGAGCACCTGCCGCGCGGTGATGAGCGGCGAGGCAGGCCAGGCTTTTTCATCGGTGGTACCGCGCAGCGCGGTGACATCGATCACGCGGGCCGTGCCGATCATCCGGTTCAGCGGCAGCTTGTCGATCGTCTCCGTGCTGTGGCCGAGCGGGCCGTGTTTCTTTTCGAATTCGGAGCGAAGCTCGCGGATCTCCGGCGCGAACCTTTCCGCATCGAAGCCCGGCGGCGGCAGGGTGAAGGCCGGGGTGACGACGTGGGTGCCCGCCTGGCTGTCAAAGGTGTGCGTCCATGCCATGTAGGGGCCGCGCGGCTTCTCGAATTGGTTCAAAGGCTCGGCGAGGTAACGCTGGGCCTCTTCGCCCGGGCCGTGTCCCTGCCAGGTGACCGGCAGGTCTTTGGAGAGCGTGACGGATACATCAGTGACGCGCCTGGCGCGCGCGGCGGCGATGAGCTGGGTGGCGATCTTCGGCTCGGTGATGGCGAGCACGCGCGCTTCACCGCCGGAGCCGCCGGCATGCTTGGCGGGCAGCAGCGCATAAAAGGCGCCGGTGGGCGGCAGGGCTTTGAAATTGCTGCCGCACTCGATCCAGATCATGCCAAAAGCCCCGCCGGCCTGATGCGTGGCCACGGCGAGGTCCGGCATCGGTCCCATGCTGGCCCCGTCGAGTCCCGCGGACATGATCCCCTTTTCTCCGAGGTATTTCATCGTCTCCGGCGCCGGCGCGGGCCAGGCCGGTGCGCGTTTGGTGAGCGGGTGGACCACAAATCGCGCCCCTCCTCTGTTGAGCGGCTGGTAGTAAGTGTCTGAATAATCGCTGCGGAAAAGCACGACATCGCCCGCCCGAAGGGGGCGGTGCTTTTGCTCCCAAGCCTTCACCAGCTCCGGACGGATCAGAAAACTGGACCCGCCCGGCGCGTCATCGCGATGCGCGGTGACGTCGATCACACAAGCCTCGCCGACAAACTGCCAGACGGGCACTTTCTCACCGGTCACGAGTCCCATCGGTCCCGCACCGGGCAGGCCGGAGCCGGGCGGCGGCACAAAGTGCGCGGGCGCGTCCCACTGGGTTCCGGTGTGCTCGTCGAGCACGATCGTCTCGCGATGAAACGCCCCCGGGCCGAACGTGAAGCGCGGGATCGTGATGTGTTGCATCATGCCCACGGGCCAGACACAGGGCCACGCCGGTGAAACGGGCAGCGAGAGGTCTTGGACATGCTCTGCGGGCACCTGAGCCCGCGCGGCGGTGAGGGAGGCGAGAAGAGAGAGGAGGCTAAGCTTGGTTCTCATGGGAAGAAATGGGGTGGAGGTCTGTTGCTCCGCGACGACGGGATTAGTGAACGCGCCGTTCTTCTCGATCGCGATGGTCACGGTGTCGATCCGTCGGGCACTGCCGTCGGGCAGAAGGGCTGCGTGCTGGATGGAGCCGCCGTTGGCTTGGTGACGAATGATGCGCATCGGGTGGATGTGGGTGTTGTGTTAGTGCTGAGGATCTATTTTCCGGCGGAGAGGCCTCCATCCACGATCATGGCGCTGCC includes:
- a CDS encoding MFS transporter; this encodes MNSASAEHAAVNVPALRRKVVWRILPLVIVLYIIAYLDRANVAFAKLRMGEALGFSEAVFGFGIGVFFIGYLTLEIPGALLVERWSARKWFARILITWGFISAGMAFVKTPEQFYWMRFLLGVAEAGFFPGIIVYFSHWFVQRERSRALSWLLIAVPFSLAFGAPVSSLLLEVKWLSLDGWQWLFIVEGLPAVVLGILVLLRFTDRPRDAKWLTQAERDHLEGELAAEAAAKDATARIPAWQALRLPMVWLLVLAVMIGNSGGYALTFWLPTTIKNLSGGSDQMTLFYSGLYYACG
- a CDS encoding cyclase family protein, with the protein product MRIIRHQANGGSIQHAALLPDGSARRIDTVTIAIEKNGAFTNPVVAEQQTSTPFLPMRTKLSLLSLLASLTAARAQVPAEHVQDLSLPVSPAWPCVWPVGMMQHITIPRFTFGPGAFHRETIVLDEHTGTQWDAPAHFVPPPGSGLPGAGPMGLVTGEKVPVWQFVGEACVIDVTAHRDDAPGGSSFLIRPELVKAWEQKHRPLRAGDVVLFRSDYSDTYYQPLNRGGARFVVHPLTKRAPAWPAPAPETMKYLGEKGIMSAGLDGASMGPMPDLAVATHQAGGAFGMIWIECGSNFKALPPTGAFYALLPAKHAGGSGGEARVLAITEPKIATQLIAAARARRVTDVSVTLSKDLPVTWQGHGPGEEAQRYLAEPLNQFEKPRGPYMAWTHTFDSQAGTHVVTPAFTLPPPGFDAERFAPEIRELRSEFEKKHGPLGHSTETIDKLPLNRMIGTARVIDVTALRGTTDEKAWPASPLITARQVLDHEKAHGPIAAGEIVLFRTGYTDAKFKPLPDAPAMDECIAAPLAGKSEGWPALSPEAIALLAERGVRCAGIDAPTAGGVRPEASLMTYWTAAKHHLLLVEFLTGLGSVPEKGAWFLFAPIKIEGIRSGHGRALVLQP